One Cuculus canorus isolate bCucCan1 chromosome 2, bCucCan1.pri, whole genome shotgun sequence genomic region harbors:
- the MC4R gene encoding melanocortin receptor 4, with amino-acid sequence MNITQHRGILQPLHLWNHSYGLHGGGSESNAKGHSSGGCYEQLFVSPEVFVTLGIISLLENVLVIVAIAKNKNLHSPMYFFICSLAVADMLVSVSNGSETIVITLLNNTDTDAQSFTINIDNVIDSVICSSLLASICSLLSIAVDRYFTIFYALQYHNIMTVKRVGIIITCIWAACTVSGILFIIYSDSSVVIICLISMFFTMLILMASLYVHMFMMARMHIKKIAVLPGTGPIRQGANMKGAITLTILIGVFVVCWAPFFLHLIFYISCPYNPYCVCFMSHFNFYLILIMCNSIIDPLIYAFRSQELRKTFKEIICCCSLRGFCDLPGKY; translated from the coding sequence ATGAATATCACCCAGCACCGTGGGATACTCCAGCCTCTGCATTTATGGAACCACAGCTATGGATTGCACGGAGGTGGCAGTGAGTCCAATGCAAAAGGCCACTCCTCGGGAGGCTGCTACGAGCAACTCTTTGTATCTCCTGAAGTGTTTGTGACTCTGGGCATCATCAGCTTGCTGGAGAACGTCTTGGTCATTGTGGCAATAGCCAAGAACAAGAACCTCCATTCTCCCATGTACTTCTTCATCTGTAGCTTGGCAGTGGCTGACATGCTAGTGAGTGTATCTAATGGATCAGAAACTATTGTCATCACGCTGCTAAACAATACAGACACAGACGCACAGAGCTTTACCATAAACATTGACAATGTCATTGATTCAGTGATTTGCAGTTCCTTGCTTGCATCAATTTGCAGTCTCCTCTCAatagcagtggacaggtacttTACTATATTTTATGCCCTCCAGTACCATAATATTATGACGGTGAAGCGCGTAGGGATCATCATCACATGCATCTGGGCAGCTTGTACAGTCTCAGGCATTTTGTTCATCATTTACTCTGACAGCAGTGTTGTCATCATCTGCCTTATTAGCATGTTCTTCACTATGCTCATTCTCATGGCATCCCTCTACGTCCACATGTTCATGATGGCTCGGATGCACATCAAAAAGATTGCTGTTCTTCCAGGGACTGGCCCTATTCGCCAAGGGGCCAACATGAAAGGGGCCATTACACTCACCATCCTGATTGGAGTTTTTGTTGTGTGCTGGGCTCCATTTTTCCTGCACCTGATTTTCTACATCTCCTGCCCCTATAACCCTTACTGTGTGTGTTTCATGTCCCACTTTAACTTCTACCTCATCCTCATTATGTGCAATTCCATCATCGATCCACTCATTTATGCATTCCGGAGTCAGGAGCTCAGGAAAACATTCAAGGAGATCATATGCTGCTGTAGCCTCAGAGGGTTTTGTGATTTGCCTGGCAAATATTAA